One part of the Mesorhizobium sp. M4B.F.Ca.ET.058.02.1.1 genome encodes these proteins:
- a CDS encoding SDR family oxidoreductase — translation MLTKSDTSKAAGRQRRVQRKVDADDRRKAKAKEPGAMQAGAREYPVPPFPKQHHPKPGEEWAIEPAPLYDAPFWQGSKKLDGKVALITGGDSGIGRAVAVLFAREGADIAIAYLSEDRDAETTKRAVEAEGRRCLALRGDVARRAFCRKAVEQTVKALGGLDVLVNNAAFQIHSTDFTDLTEEHFDTTLKTNLYGYFHMAQAAVPHMKPGSAIINTGSVTGIEGSKHLVDYSMTKGGIHAFTRALSGNLIGKGIRVNAVAPGPVWTPLNPSEKEAEDVSQFGAKTPMKRPAQPEEIAPAYVFLASPQCSSYITGEILPIVGGY, via the coding sequence ATGCTGACGAAATCCGACACATCGAAGGCGGCAGGCAGGCAGCGCCGCGTGCAGCGCAAGGTCGACGCCGATGACCGCCGCAAGGCCAAGGCGAAAGAGCCGGGTGCCATGCAGGCCGGGGCGCGCGAATATCCCGTGCCGCCTTTCCCGAAGCAGCATCATCCAAAACCCGGCGAGGAGTGGGCGATCGAGCCGGCGCCGCTCTACGACGCGCCGTTCTGGCAGGGCTCGAAGAAGCTCGACGGCAAGGTGGCGCTGATCACCGGCGGCGATTCCGGCATCGGTCGTGCCGTGGCGGTGCTGTTCGCGCGCGAGGGCGCCGATATCGCCATCGCCTATCTCAGTGAGGATCGCGACGCCGAGACGACCAAGCGCGCAGTCGAGGCCGAGGGCAGGCGCTGCCTGGCGCTGCGCGGCGATGTCGCCAGGCGCGCCTTCTGCCGCAAGGCGGTCGAGCAGACGGTGAAGGCATTGGGTGGCCTCGATGTGCTGGTCAACAACGCCGCCTTCCAGATCCATTCGACCGATTTCACCGACCTCACCGAGGAGCATTTCGACACCACGCTGAAGACCAATCTCTACGGCTATTTCCATATGGCGCAGGCAGCCGTGCCGCACATGAAGCCGGGCTCGGCCATCATCAACACCGGTTCGGTCACCGGCATCGAGGGTTCGAAGCATCTGGTCGACTATTCGATGACCAAGGGCGGCATCCACGCCTTCACGCGCGCTCTGTCGGGCAACCTGATCGGCAAGGGCATCCGCGTCAACGCGGTGGCGCCGGGCCCGGTCTGGACGCCGCTCAATCCGTCGGAAAAGGAGGCCGAGGACGTTTCCCAGTTCGGCGCCAAGACGCCGATGAAGCGGCCGGCGCAACCGGAAGAGATCGCGCCGGCCTATGTGTTCCTCGCTTCGCCGCAATGCTCCAGCTACATCACCGGCGAGATCCTGCCGATTGTCGGCGGCTATTGA
- a CDS encoding DUF982 domain-containing protein, with protein sequence MSLFLPLTIRFADGGSMVVSSIADAKKALARTWKDKDAATYVVAVRLVDDALAGICRPAVAFDAFKTAAAEQGLLRPGDRSAALVMLDELWAPGSAKSAAPRKPG encoded by the coding sequence GTGAGTCTGTTCCTGCCCCTGACGATCCGGTTCGCCGATGGCGGCTCGATGGTCGTGTCGTCCATCGCCGATGCCAAGAAGGCGCTCGCCAGGACATGGAAGGATAAGGACGCCGCGACCTATGTCGTGGCGGTCCGCCTGGTGGACGACGCACTCGCAGGGATCTGCCGACCCGCTGTTGCCTTCGACGCGTTCAAGACGGCCGCGGCGGAGCAAGGGCTGCTGAGGCCCGGCGACCGGAGCGCCGCGCTCGTCATGCTCGACGAGCTGTGGGCGCCGGGCAGCGCCAAGTCGGCGGCCCCCAGAAAACCCGGCTGA
- a CDS encoding Crp/Fnr family transcriptional regulator — MLESLYLNLGQHDDLSEAEKELLAGAISTERHVATGQDIVSEGSRPTHSTLILDGIAARYKVLEDGGRQFTSLQVPGDFVDLHAFLLKTMDHGIIALSPCRVAAAEHGKLRAITEQAPHLTRLLWLDTLVDGAIHREWIVAMGRRSKTSHLAHLICELFVRLQVVKRTSGMSFQLPLSQAELADVLGLSVVHMNRVIGMLRNIGLVSWSSYTVTILDWDLLVELAEFDPTYLSMNREPR; from the coding sequence ATGCTCGAATCCCTGTATCTGAACCTTGGCCAGCACGACGACCTCTCGGAGGCGGAAAAGGAATTGCTGGCGGGTGCCATCTCGACCGAAAGGCATGTCGCCACGGGGCAGGACATCGTTTCGGAAGGCTCGAGACCGACCCACAGCACCCTGATCCTCGACGGCATTGCCGCGCGCTACAAGGTGCTCGAGGATGGCGGCCGGCAGTTCACGTCCTTGCAGGTTCCGGGTGACTTCGTCGACCTTCACGCCTTTCTCCTGAAGACGATGGACCACGGCATCATCGCGCTGTCGCCATGCCGCGTGGCCGCCGCCGAGCACGGCAAGCTGCGCGCCATTACCGAGCAGGCGCCGCATCTGACGCGGCTTTTGTGGCTGGACACGCTCGTCGACGGCGCCATCCACCGGGAGTGGATCGTGGCCATGGGCCGGCGTTCCAAGACATCGCACCTCGCCCATCTCATTTGCGAGCTGTTCGTCCGCCTCCAGGTGGTCAAGCGCACCAGCGGGATGAGCTTCCAGCTTCCCTTGTCGCAAGCGGAGCTTGCCGATGTGCTCGGGCTGTCGGTCGTCCATATGAACAGGGTCATCGGCATGCTGCGCAACATCGGCCTGGTCAGCTGGTCGAGCTATACCGTGACCATCCTCGACTGGGATCTGCTGGTGGAGTTGGCTGAGTTCGACCCCACCTATCTCAGCATGAACCGGGAACCGAGATAG
- a CDS encoding ferritin-like domain-containing protein, whose product MARKNSSGAANGLESLFVDGLKDIYYAEKKILKTLPKLAKAAQSKELSAAFEKHRMETEGQVERLEQVFELMGKAARGKTCPAIDGILEEGSEILEEYEDEPALDAGLVAAAQAVEHYEIARYGTLVAWAEQLGLKDAVPLLRETLAQESATDEALSALGESGANQRALQAAA is encoded by the coding sequence ATGGCAAGGAAGAATTCGTCAGGCGCGGCGAACGGCCTGGAGAGCCTGTTCGTGGACGGCCTGAAGGACATTTACTATGCGGAAAAGAAGATCCTGAAGACGTTGCCCAAGCTGGCGAAGGCAGCCCAGTCAAAGGAACTGAGCGCGGCCTTCGAGAAGCATCGCATGGAAACGGAGGGACAGGTCGAGCGCCTGGAACAGGTGTTCGAACTGATGGGCAAGGCCGCAAGGGGCAAGACCTGTCCGGCGATCGACGGCATCCTTGAAGAAGGGTCGGAAATCCTCGAGGAGTACGAGGACGAGCCGGCGCTGGACGCGGGCCTGGTGGCGGCTGCCCAGGCCGTCGAGCATTATGAAATAGCCCGCTACGGCACGCTGGTCGCCTGGGCGGAGCAACTGGGCCTCAAGGACGCGGTGCCGTTGCTGCGCGAAACGCTGGCGCAGGAGTCCGCCACCGACGAGGCGCTGAGCGCGCTGGGCGAAAGTGGCGCGAACCAGCGGGCGTTGCAGGCGGCAGCCTGA
- a CDS encoding low affinity iron permease family protein, with translation MERIFNRVAEAVAHAAGRPWAFVSCLACVVVWALSGPVFAFSETWQLVINTGTTIITFLMVFLIQNTQNRDGAAIQAKLDELIRSGQGKNDFIGIEHLTEAEVQEFRNRCAEAKQAQLRPQRAY, from the coding sequence TTGGAACGAATATTCAACCGTGTCGCGGAGGCGGTCGCCCATGCCGCGGGCCGCCCTTGGGCTTTCGTCTCATGCTTGGCCTGCGTGGTCGTCTGGGCCTTGTCCGGTCCGGTGTTCGCCTTTTCGGAGACCTGGCAACTCGTCATCAACACCGGGACCACAATCATCACCTTTCTGATGGTGTTCCTGATCCAGAACACCCAGAACCGCGACGGTGCGGCCATACAGGCGAAGCTCGACGAACTCATACGGTCCGGACAGGGAAAGAACGACTTCATCGGCATCGAGCATCTCACGGAAGCCGAGGTGCAGGAGTTCAGAAATCGGTGCGCCGAGGCCAAGCAGGCTCAACTGCGCCCGCAGCGCGCCTACTGA
- a CDS encoding ATP-dependent DNA ligase, whose product MPRLAGGDRLSFIEPLMPTLVDKPPEGDGWIHEVKFDGYRSQIVRDVDGVRIFSRRGLDWTAKYRDLANAASELEAEDAIIDGEVIVTNEAGLSDFKALRKAITSRQQDLYFVAFDLLHLNGHDLRDIALEDRREILAEMIPSGGRIQFSQALPGDAKSIFHLIEQAGLEGMVSKRKDSKYRSGNSTAWLKAKCYTIDEYELLGVEREAGKPAFALMAERGTGRYVGSAFITLNREMRERLWQRVQEHAGTAPNGMRRAATQWVRPGLIGRVKHLRGEEDLRHASLQDFREEGSPWRRS is encoded by the coding sequence ATGCCTAGGCTTGCCGGCGGCGACCGGTTGTCATTTATCGAGCCGTTGATGCCGACGCTCGTCGACAAGCCACCGGAAGGCGATGGCTGGATTCATGAAGTTAAATTCGACGGCTACCGCTCCCAAATTGTTCGGGACGTGGACGGTGTGCGCATTTTCAGCCGCCGCGGGCTCGACTGGACTGCAAAATATCGCGACCTTGCCAACGCCGCGAGCGAGCTCGAGGCCGAGGACGCGATCATCGACGGCGAAGTGATCGTCACGAATGAGGCTGGGCTGTCCGACTTCAAGGCGCTGCGTAAGGCCATTACCAGTCGGCAACAGGACCTCTATTTCGTCGCCTTCGATCTTCTCCACCTCAATGGCCACGACCTCCGCGACATCGCGCTGGAGGACCGGCGCGAGATTCTGGCCGAGATGATCCCGTCTGGCGGGCGCATCCAGTTCAGTCAAGCGTTGCCGGGCGATGCCAAGTCCATCTTTCATCTCATCGAGCAAGCCGGGCTTGAAGGCATGGTTTCGAAGCGCAAGGACAGCAAATATCGCTCCGGCAATTCTACGGCCTGGCTCAAGGCCAAGTGCTACACGATCGACGAATACGAGCTGCTCGGCGTCGAGCGCGAGGCGGGCAAGCCTGCCTTCGCCCTCATGGCCGAGCGCGGCACCGGGCGCTATGTCGGCAGCGCCTTCATCACTCTAAACCGCGAAATGCGAGAACGCTTGTGGCAGCGCGTCCAGGAGCACGCAGGCACGGCGCCGAACGGCATGAGGCGGGCGGCGACGCAATGGGTAAGGCCAGGGCTGATTGGCCGTGTAAAGCACCTCCGTGGCGAGGAAGACCTGCGCCACGCGTCCTTGCAGGACTTCCGCGAGGAAGGGTCACCCTGGAGGCGGTCATAG
- a CDS encoding DUF982 domain-containing protein: MLSKPFEKPIRVWVGMGFPRQLNTVVDAYQFATDWCGNSPEQKAAIRACKAALVGDIDAETARGIFAAFARKKDILIEEGNMPPPYWKARPSHV; the protein is encoded by the coding sequence ATGCTCTCAAAGCCATTCGAAAAGCCGATCCGAGTTTGGGTTGGAATGGGTTTTCCCCGTCAGCTCAACACCGTGGTTGACGCATACCAGTTTGCCACCGATTGGTGCGGCAACAGTCCCGAGCAGAAAGCTGCCATCCGCGCGTGCAAGGCGGCACTGGTCGGAGACATCGACGCGGAGACGGCCAGGGGAATCTTTGCCGCCTTTGCCCGGAAGAAGGACATCCTTATCGAGGAAGGAAATATGCCGCCGCCTTATTGGAAGGCGCGGCCTTCGCACGTCTAG
- a CDS encoding DUF982 domain-containing protein, with translation MNDRMFDSPVFVKSGKSLIQEIACIEDALEFLYEWPKNRRGPIYDTALRACQKAFDSDYPRNAAREAFCGFAKSAKVLEELSAPPPWMARVGGRGGLAA, from the coding sequence ATGAACGACCGGATGTTCGACAGCCCTGTTTTCGTCAAGAGCGGAAAGAGCCTGATCCAGGAAATCGCATGCATCGAGGACGCCCTGGAATTTCTCTACGAATGGCCGAAAAATAGGCGCGGCCCGATTTACGACACTGCGCTGCGAGCCTGCCAAAAGGCATTCGACAGCGATTACCCGCGAAACGCCGCAAGGGAGGCCTTCTGCGGTTTCGCAAAATCAGCCAAGGTTCTTGAAGAACTGAGCGCACCGCCGCCATGGATGGCCAGGGTCGGCGGCCGCGGTGGGCTAGCCGCTTGA